The following are from one region of the Leptospira yasudae genome:
- a CDS encoding DinB family protein, which translates to MLHIQYQNIRHTFHQLTDFLSTIEPDQYSQEIAPNKGSSLGKHVRHCIEVLENLTEALETSNISYDRRNRNPFYESSPLAAREKIFELLGKLESIEENKIIELSYLMDPATGLEGKTLSNLKREFLYVQDHTIHHMAIIKLYAECFLNNVFLPEEFGVALSTLQFQKKVDLKQA; encoded by the coding sequence TCAGTTGACCGATTTTTTATCAACGATCGAACCGGATCAATATTCGCAGGAAATCGCTCCCAACAAGGGTTCCAGTCTCGGAAAACACGTTCGCCATTGTATCGAAGTACTGGAGAATCTGACGGAGGCTCTTGAAACGTCGAACATATCTTACGATCGACGAAACAGAAATCCGTTTTATGAATCTTCTCCGCTTGCGGCAAGGGAGAAGATTTTCGAATTGTTAGGGAAACTGGAATCAATCGAAGAAAATAAAATCATCGAACTCTCCTATTTGATGGATCCGGCTACCGGGTTAGAAGGAAAAACCTTATCCAATCTCAAACGGGAATTTTTATACGTTCAGGATCATACGATCCATCACATGGCAATCATCAAGCTTTACGCGGAGTGTTTTTTAAATAATGTTTTTTTACCGGAAGAATTTGGAGTCGCCCTATCGACTCTTCAGTTCCAGAAAAAAGTCGATCTCAAACAAGCCTAA
- a CDS encoding carboxylate--amine ligase: MRPEFWPAWLFYIPLIPYIIYLTIRHRGFGTICAANPGIPFGGLVGESKEEILKNLNTPHVLKFVKIPRPEDGHNKTYDILERAVSKKEFNFPYILKPDAGQRGAGLKLAHDKEEVLNYLKTTDVDLIAQEYHPGPEEAGIFYYRFPNQGKGRILSITKKTFPVLEGNGIETLGELIVKHPRFRYQWKVFYERHHKDWGLVLPQGKRKRLAEAGNHCQGTLFTDGASLITKELTEKIDQISQTFSGFYFGRYDVRYRSDSDLKAGKEFGIVELNGITSESTNLYDPKFSLLQMYTILFHQWSLLFEIGTANRKRGIQKASLSAIAKEVYRFYFGKRRVNKRSD; this comes from the coding sequence ATGCGACCTGAGTTCTGGCCGGCCTGGCTTTTTTATATCCCTTTGATTCCGTATATCATCTACCTTACGATTCGTCATAGAGGTTTTGGAACGATTTGTGCGGCCAATCCCGGAATCCCATTCGGAGGTTTGGTGGGAGAATCCAAGGAAGAAATATTAAAGAACTTGAATACTCCTCATGTCCTTAAATTCGTAAAAATACCTCGGCCGGAAGACGGCCATAACAAAACTTACGATATATTGGAGCGCGCCGTTTCGAAAAAAGAATTCAATTTTCCTTATATACTCAAGCCGGACGCGGGTCAAAGAGGAGCCGGCCTGAAATTAGCGCACGATAAAGAGGAAGTATTAAATTATTTGAAAACGACGGATGTGGATTTAATCGCGCAGGAATATCATCCCGGTCCGGAGGAGGCCGGAATCTTTTATTATCGGTTTCCGAACCAAGGCAAAGGAAGAATTCTATCGATTACGAAAAAGACCTTTCCCGTTTTAGAAGGAAACGGAATTGAAACCTTGGGAGAATTGATCGTCAAACATCCGCGATTCCGGTATCAATGGAAGGTCTTTTACGAACGACATCATAAGGACTGGGGCTTAGTCCTTCCTCAAGGAAAAAGAAAACGATTGGCCGAAGCGGGAAACCATTGCCAAGGAACGCTTTTCACGGATGGCGCCTCGCTCATCACGAAAGAGCTGACCGAAAAGATCGATCAAATTTCCCAAACATTTTCGGGCTTTTACTTCGGAAGATATGACGTCCGCTATCGATCCGACTCGGACTTAAAAGCGGGCAAAGAATTCGGAATCGTAGAATTGAATGGAATCACATCGGAATCCACAAACCTCTACGACCCCAAATTTTCGCTTCTTCAAATGTATACGATCTTGTTTCATCAATGGTCACTCCTCTTTGAAATCGGTACAGCGAATCGAAAACGAGGAATTCAAAAAGCAAGCCTATCGGCCATCGCGAAAGAAGTGTACCGTTTTTATTTCGGAAAGCGCAGGGTTAACAAACGATCGGACTAA